GTCACTTCCACGGTGCGCGTCGCCTCGGTCGCCGCCGCTGCATGGCCAAACGCGTAGGTATGGGACTCATCCGCCATTGCATCAAAACTCAACGCCAACAGGCAACCCGCCAACAACAGGGGTGTACGCAACGCCATCGCTATCTCTCCAAAAGTGTGTGACTCGCTTGAAGGGCACTCTAAGATTGCGCCGCTGCCAGCCAGCTGACTGCTAGATTACAACTTTGTCAGGTTGCGCCCTTACCCTGGAACCCACGGTATAAAGCCCGTCGCGCACCGCTACCAAGAGCCGCCCATGAAACTGCTGATCGTCGAAGACCAACCAAAAACCGGCCACTACCTGCGCCAAGGCCTGGCCGAGGCTGGTTTTACCACCGAACTGGTAGCCGATGGCACCACCGGCCAGCACCTCGCCTTGACCGGCGACTACGACCTGCTGATTCTCGACGTGATGCTACCTGGCCGCGATGGCTGGCAAATCCTGCAGGCGGTGCGCAGCGCCGGGCAAGAGACCCCAGTGTTATTCCTCACCGCCCGTGATGCAGTAGAAGACCGCGTGCACGGCCTGGAACTGGGCGCCGACGACTACTTGGTCAAACCCTTTGCCTTCTCCGAACTGCTCGCCCGCGTACGCAGCCTGTTGCGTCGCGGCGGCAGCACGCCCCAGGAAACCGCCCTGCAGCTGGCCGACCTGCGCCTGGACCTGATTCGCCGCCGCGTCGAACGGGACGGCCAACGCATCGACCTCACCGCCAAGGAGTTCTCCCTGCTGGAATTGTTGCTGCGTCGCCAAGGCGAAGTGCTGCCCAAATCGCTGATCGCCTCCCAGGTCTGGGACATGAATTTCGACAGCGACACCAACATCATCGAAGTGGCGATTCGCCGGCTGCGACTGAAAGTCGACGACAACTTTCCCAACAAGCTGATCCACACCGTGCGCGGTATGGGTTACGTGCTGGAGGAACGCTTCAATTGATCAAGCGCCTGTCCCTGGCCAGCCGCCTGGCATTGCTGTTTGCAGCGTGTACCGCCGTGGTGTCGCTGCTGGCCGGCGTGTTGTTCAACCATGCCAGCGAAGCGCACTTTATCGAACTGGATCAGCAATTGCTCGACAGCAAATTGGTTGCCCTGCGCAGCACACTGCAGGGCGTCGATACGCCGCAGCA
The Pseudomonas poae DNA segment above includes these coding regions:
- a CDS encoding response regulator, whose amino-acid sequence is MKLLIVEDQPKTGHYLRQGLAEAGFTTELVADGTTGQHLALTGDYDLLILDVMLPGRDGWQILQAVRSAGQETPVLFLTARDAVEDRVHGLELGADDYLVKPFAFSELLARVRSLLRRGGSTPQETALQLADLRLDLIRRRVERDGQRIDLTAKEFSLLELLLRRQGEVLPKSLIASQVWDMNFDSDTNIIEVAIRRLRLKVDDNFPNKLIHTVRGMGYVLEERFN